From the Trifolium pratense cultivar HEN17-A07 linkage group LG4, ARS_RC_1.1, whole genome shotgun sequence genome, the window TGCAACAATTAATTCATCATACCTTTGGCGCAAATGCAAAGTTTtgagattaacaaaaaatatgcGCTTACAATTTTCATCCAATTCAGTTGAAAATGAGCAATTACGAGAGTTTGCCAGCTGGATACTTGATATTGGAGATGGTAAGATAGGTATTACTGAAGATGGTGAGTCAATTGTTGAAATTCCTCAAGATATTTTAGTTAAAAGTTCTCTGAACCCAATAGGTGATATTGTTGAGGCAATTTATCCAAATTTGcttgaaaatatatatgttcCAGATTTCTTTCAAGATAGGGCTATTCTTGCTCCAACATTGGATGTTGTTGaagaaataaatgattatgtaCTTGCTCTCATGCCCGGTGATGCGAAAGAGTATCTCAGTTGTGACTCAATCTCAAAAGGTGATGATGATGTTGGTGTGGATCTTAGATGGATTACAACTGAGTTTTTGAATGAAATTAAGTGTTCTGGAATGCCAAATCATAAACTCATTATCAAAGTTGGAGCTGTCATTATGCTTTTAAGGAATATTGATGTTTCGTCTGGGCTATGTAACGGCACACGTCTTATTGTTTTCTACATGGGGAACATTGTCATTGGTGCTAAAATCGTAACAGGAACTAATATTGGTGATATTGTTTATATCTCCCGAATGAGTTTGGTACCATCAGATGCCAATGTTTCAATAAGTTTTAGACGGCGCCAATTCCCCTTCTGTGTTTGTTTTGCCATGACAATTAACAAGAGTCAAGGACAAACATTGTCTCACGTTGGTTTATATCTTCCGAGACCAGTTTTTACTCATGGTCAGTTATATGTTGCTGTTTCTCGTGTTAAAACTAGAGCAGGTTTGAAGATTCTTATAGTCGGTGATGATGGTCTAGCCAAAACAAGTACCCTTAATGTTGTTTATCCTGAAGTTTTTCAAAGAATTTGTAGATGACCATCCAATTTCTtagatttttattattgtatttttttttgttgacaaatattATTGTATTGTTAAACATGTTTGTGTTGTTgttttaaattgtaattttaaagTGCAGTGTACTCATGCCAATTTATATGtaaatttttattgactaatgttatatttttatattcaattcCTTTCTATATAAATTCTCGAAGGATTGCACATTAATTTACATATCAACATTGTCTCtcataatacaatttttttcttcttcgttttttcaattcaaattttttcGTAAAGTCATCCTTTGAGGAGATTATTACTTGAACCGTGTCCTATTTACAAGTCTACATCAACTCATTCTTTTCACCCCCTATATGTGAATCTCGcaccaaaataataatacacGTTTTTTACTTGAACTGTCTCCCCTTTATAAGTCTACAAGTTattctttttgacaaaacaagaaaaatagttttaatcaataagaaaaatagttaaaatgatGTTTTGTTGGTCAAGATAGGAGAATCTTACGTCGAATGTTGGGGAAAACAACATCgtatgaagaaagaaaaaatgaagagCTTTTGCTTCAGTTAGGGTTACGGAatgaaaaaatcaaaaacacGCTAAGCATAGGATCTTGCTtaatggaaatttttttaaaaaaaaaaaaaaaaaaaaaattttttttttttttttttaaaaaaaaccgtGCATTGCACGGGTGAAAAAACACTAGTAGATCAAACAAAGATTTGAATTTTGACATATTCTACCAATTTCAACAAAATAACCCTACTGGTTTTTGGTATTCCAAATGTGTGTAACCAATATCATATATATGTGTTCAATCAGGTATGTAGAAGTCGCACCAATACACCATTGATAAGTGAAACCTTTGTTTATTGAACTTACATATGCAATATTAGAAAGATAAGGATTTAGATAAGATTTAATTTGTATAGATCAATGTAAAACTATTTAGTTAGGATTTAATCAGTATACATTAAAAATGTGGTTTTTTTTACTCATGCattcaatcaaataattcaatgATGTCACTTTTTAAGTTAATTCCAAAAGTATTTCTACAAATATCTTTtcatatagaaaaaaaaaacttgggtaaatagggttttacccccctgcaaaataggagaattttgcattaccccctgtaaaataaaaagttgtgattCCCCCCTCGTAATATTAAGATTCTTTGTTTTACCCCCCTGAATTGACAACATGGATTTGGAATCTTAATTTTGCTGACATGACAACCATACGTggctttttttttacacatggtttttttttactgtttttatttatttaatttttattttgccacatattgagctatgtcatttaaaaaaaataaaaaataaaaaacaaaaaaggggaAAAACAAATAGcaagaaacatcaacaatctCCACCACTCTCATGAgaagaacaaacaacaacaccaaacttcatcttcaatcttaaatttcatctcatcaattcaatctcaaacccataaatccaaaaccataaaaaactcataagtttctcaaaatataaaatctcaCGGTTCATTCTCCACCACCAGCCACCACCACCGTCGTCGTCCATCTCTCTTTCCCACCAATTGCATCTCTCTTCCTTGCAGCATCACtctcaattttgttgtttgttgattttccaaaaaattaaaattaaatcaggattaatgatgtttggagaacatgtgttgttgttatttttcttgaacttgTAATTGCTAACCCAACCCATATCTTTCACCAAAATCAAAGGAATGAACACGTGAGAGGTAGAGACCAGGAAGGAGAGGGATGAAGGGGTTGATTATGTTagggttgttgttggtggtggtggttatggaggaggtggaggaaGAGTTTGAATTGGAGGAATTGTggagatgatgatttttttttttcgatttagGGATTTGAGATGAAAGTTGCTTCctgagatttgatatgaaggttgttttttgggaaaaaaaaattgtgggatttgagatgaagatttttttattttttatattttaaataacaatgatttggaataattataataataaaaataataaaaattcaaagaaaatccacatatgcatgccacatcataaaaaaaaaagattccaTGTCTAGTTGGCGAATTAGGGGGTAATTGAATGAATCTTTAtattacagggggtaatcacaaaaaatttttttgcagggggtaatgcaaaattcacccattttgcaggggggtaaaaccctatttacccaaaaaacttttcatataatttactccatttgttcctttttatttgtcgttttagaaaaatacaataaattaaaaaaatgtatttttgcactttttttattatactcttattttaattcaccaataaatatatttttttttgcacacactttttcttttcaaaataatttaatatattatgtactaaaaaaataataatatgttagtatataccaaaaaaaaaattaaaatatttgaaatttacatgagaatataattgataaaatataaccttaaattatcaaaactaCAAATAATTTGTAAAAAGAACAGAGCTAATAATTAACCTCATTGTACAATGTATTATGTATGATATCACCTAaagtattaatattaatattaaatctaaaacaaaGGATTAATATAAAAGTTCTAAAAcagagaaataaaaacaaacaacttcatcaacatagtgtgacacaagtgATATATATACTTAGGCCTGCTAACTATTTGGTCATGTGTTCGATCTCCGGCCGGTGCATatggatctcagttacctcgaggaAATTAGTCTCTACAGTTGTGCGCCGCACAAGAATAATAGCTAAACTCACATGGCTAATcaatatcaaataaataaagagtAAAAAGAAAACTCCAAACAAGAATAATAACTGGACTCAaactaataaattttatttcttcaaGAGAAGTTAACAGTTTCCCTAGACAGGAAACATGTTACAAAACAAACCTAATTCGTAATTTCCAGCACAATATTTGCATAAAGTacaatcatcttcatcatcaatttTATAGGCAGCAGCATACCATGTTgaatatttcttcttcttcttcttcttctctgttCCATTCCTCTGACATGAGCTTGAATGACATAAATCCAATCCTTGATTTGGAACTATCACACGATTTTTCACCCACATACTTTGAACAAAACTCTTCACCCTCTTTCTACAACTTGCAACAGAATTTTTCAATTCAGCAAAGAGATCAAACCCaagttttctttcttcttcatcttcacgATTCGCCATCAAAATCATTGAATAAACATATTTGGCTTCATGATGACCCTCTAATGCAGCCTTTTTCAAATTCTCCAAACCCAAGTTCAGCATCAAAGTTTTGAAATACTGTACCATTCCTTCACGATAAAAAATCTCCAAATTTCCACGTTCTCTACAACgcctcaaaaacaaaatttctttttcacGTTTGAACCATGGAAGCGGAACCAAAGCAAAGTTATCCATTGATGCACGTTGATAAACATAACCATCTTCTGAAGCATTGAGAAACTCTTTGCAGCTGAGTTTTACTTTGTAAAGGTCGGCCATTGAACGAGAAGCAACTCTTCCAACAATCTGCACCAATAAATCATTTGGAAGAGCTTCTACTATGCTTATGGAGGAATTGTTTCCATGCAGcttgttgatttttttctttactcTTAAAGAAGCCATGATATTAACGAGAGAACGTGTAAAGAGACTTTTTTTTGGTGTTTGGGTAAAGAGATAGTTTGGAGTGCAagttatcattaaaaaaaatcaaatcttttcatatatatatatgataacaAACTTGctgattttattgtttttaaaaagattaagatgaaaaattaatttgtttcaaaaaaaaaaaagatgaaaaattaatttaaacatATCTTAAAAAGATATAGAGATTTTTAgtgatataattttttctttaaagttaTACGATATACTTATCTCGTTTtaacaataaacaaaaaaaaaaaaagatagaggCTTTGTTagaactattaaaaaaaaattatcttaaaataACGTCAAAAAACTTaattggttcagtgatgattgaagTTGAACTTGATAGAGAGGATCACAATTCGATTCCCACAAGTACAATCGAGAGGGctgaaaccatttgatgtcagaactgacccgaACTTGCTTAAACTGGtggtaaaataaaaatcaaaaaacaattgtttttaaaaGGATATGGTAACTAACTCTATCTTAATAaggtaaaaaactaaaaattcaattttttttgtttgagacTTTGAGTCATATAAAAACAGAATGTGGGTCCCGTGAGGAACAGATATATTATGTTAATGTTGTGGGGTTAATGGCGGTTTGACTTGGACTAAGTCAATGATTAGGTAACAGAAAAGTAACTAGCTGACGTGTTATTTTGGCCGTCCACGTGTTCAAATGGCGTTTTTCGTTTTCCTTTCCTTTGTGTTTTGCTAAACCCACTACTACGGTAGCAACCGGTTCTGTAATTGGGTACGGTGGCGGCGATGGATAAGAGTCCCACAAAGTTAGATTACTATGATGACATGTGGAAGCTTCATTCTACTGCCACACTTGTTTCTCATTTCAAGgtactactagtactagtaataataactttattttattcatttttaatttttaattttttgatttataaCTTTGAAAAAATGTTGTAAAGGGTGATGATGGAAGAAATGTTTTGATATTGGACCGGACTATTTTCTATCCACAAGGTGGTGGTCAGCCGGCAGACACTGGTTTCATACATATTACTATTGATGACTTCAATATCAAGTTTGTTGTTCATGATGTTCGATCCAAAGATGGAATtgtatgttttctttttcttaaattattatggTTTTTGTTGTTAAATTCTGTGTTTGGGGTTTGTTacttatttgttattttatttttgtgtagGTTTTACACTATGGTGTTTTTGAGGGTTTGGAAGGGGACTTTGAGGACATACTCCAGAAAGGAGGGAAGGAGGTTTCACTATTTGTTGATGAGCATAGGAGAACAATAAATTCTAGGTACACAATTTTGCAATTGACTGCACAGACACATGTCAGTTTTTGCACGAAAACGATATAGAGAGATATAATTAC encodes:
- the LOC123882119 gene encoding F-box protein At2g35280-like, whose translation is MASLRVKKKINKLHGNNSSISIVEALPNDLLVQIVGRVASRSMADLYKVKLSCKEFLNASEDGYVYQRASMDNFALVPLPWFKREKEILFLRRCRERGNLEIFYREGMVQYFKTLMLNLGLENLKKAALEGHHEAKYVYSMILMANREDEEERKLGFDLFAELKNSVASCRKRVKSFVQSMWVKNRVIVPNQGLDLCHSSSCQRNGTEKKKKKKKYSTWYAAAYKIDDEDDCTLCKYCAGNYELGLFCNMFPV